A window of Ranitomeya variabilis isolate aRanVar5 chromosome 2, aRanVar5.hap1, whole genome shotgun sequence contains these coding sequences:
- the FOSB gene encoding protein FosB isoform X4 produces MAQSQPTPGPSIDPYDLPGPSYASPSGSSYGTTQPAASSSGQEETRPTRPRKRPREEALTPEEEEKRRVRRERNKLAAAKCRNRRRELTDRLQNETDLLEEEKSNLEAEIDELRRQKEQLEFALLSHRSGCKVPYEDPDLPHTEPAASFPHGGLLPSFPPQLEVSFPVCLPPVPDSDCITSAGSYTSSFVFTSPEGGACGSRYQRSSGSERSSSDSLSSPSLLAL; encoded by the exons ATGGCTCAATCCCAGCCAACACCAGGACCGTCCATTGACCCCTATGACCTGCCGGGCCCCAGCTATGCGTCGCCCTCCGGGTCCTCATATGGCACAACACAGCCTGCTGCTTCTTCATCTGGACAGGAGGAAACTCGCCCGACAAGACCCAGAAAAAGACCTCGAGAAGAAGCG TTAAccccagaggaagaggagaagaggcgaGTCCGGCGAGAAAGGAACAAATTAGCTGCCGCCAAATGCAGAAACAGGAGACGAGAGCTGACTGACAGATTACAAAAC GAGACGGATCTCTTGGAGGAGGAAAAGTCCAACCTTGAGGCAGAAATTGATGAACTGCGCAGACAGAAGGAACAGCTGGAATTTGCTCTTCTCTCCCACCGATCTGGATGCAAAGTGCCCTATGAGGACCCCGACCTGCCCCACACTGAGCCAGCCGCATCCTTCCCCCATGGCGGACTGCTGCCTTCATTCCCCCCCCAGTTGGAGGTATCATTCCCTGTCTGTTTGCCTCCAGTACCGGACTCAGACTGTATCACCAGCGCTGGATCTTACACATCTTCATTTGTGTTCACCTCCCCAGAGGGAGGAGCCTGTGGAAGCCGGTACCAGCGCAGCAGCGGAAGCGAGCGCTCCTCCTCCGACTCACTCAGCTCCCCCTCACTTCTGGCCCTCTGA
- the FOSB gene encoding protein FosB isoform X2, translating to MYQGYDSSSSSPSAESQYLSSVDSFGSPSTAAAPQECVALCDVPSSFVPTVTAITSSQDLQWLVTPALISSMAQSQPTPGPSIDPYDLPGPSYASPSGSSYGTTQPAASSSGQEETRPTRPRKRPREEALTPEEEEKRRVRRERNKLAAAKCRNRRRELTDRLQNETDLLEEEKSNLEAEIDELRRQKEQLEFALLSHRSGCKVPYEDPDLPHTEPAASFPHGGLLPSFPPQLEREEPVEAGTSAAAEASAPPPTHSAPPHFWPSET from the exons ATGTACCAGGGATACGACTCCTCCAGTTCCTCCCCCTCGGCCGAGTCTCAGTATCTGTCATCCGTGGATTCATTTGGGAGTCCATCCACGGCTGCTGCCCCACAG gAGTGTGTGGCCCTATGTGATGTCCCCTCTTCCTTTGTGCCCACTGTTACGGCCATCACCAGTAGCCAGGACCTCCAGTGGTTGGTCACACCTGCACTTATTTCCTCCATGGCTCAATCCCAGCCAACACCAGGACCGTCCATTGACCCCTATGACCTGCCGGGCCCCAGCTATGCGTCGCCCTCCGGGTCCTCATATGGCACAACACAGCCTGCTGCTTCTTCATCTGGACAGGAGGAAACTCGCCCGACAAGACCCAGAAAAAGACCTCGAGAAGAAGCG TTAAccccagaggaagaggagaagaggcgaGTCCGGCGAGAAAGGAACAAATTAGCTGCCGCCAAATGCAGAAACAGGAGACGAGAGCTGACTGACAGATTACAAAAC GAGACGGATCTCTTGGAGGAGGAAAAGTCCAACCTTGAGGCAGAAATTGATGAACTGCGCAGACAGAAGGAACAGCTGGAATTTGCTCTTCTCTCCCACCGATCTGGATGCAAAGTGCCCTATGAGGACCCCGACCTGCCCCACACTGAGCCAGCCGCATCCTTCCCCCATGGCGGACTGCTGCCTTCATTCCCCCCCCAGTTGGAG AGGGAGGAGCCTGTGGAAGCCGGTACCAGCGCAGCAGCGGAAGCGAGCGCTCCTCCTCCGACTCACTCAGCTCCCCCTCACTTCTGGCCCTCTGAAACATAA
- the FOSB gene encoding protein FosB isoform X1, translated as MYQGYDSSSSSPSAESQYLSSVDSFGSPSTAAAPQECVALCDVPSSFVPTVTAITSSQDLQWLVTPALISSMAQSQPTPGPSIDPYDLPGPSYASPSGSSYGTTQPAASSSGQEETRPTRPRKRPREEALTPEEEEKRRVRRERNKLAAAKCRNRRRELTDRLQNETDLLEEEKSNLEAEIDELRRQKEQLEFALLSHRSGCKVPYEDPDLPHTEPAASFPHGGLLPSFPPQLEVSFPVCLPPVPDSDCITSAGSYTSSFVFTSPEGGACGSRYQRSSGSERSSSDSLSSPSLLAL; from the exons ATGTACCAGGGATACGACTCCTCCAGTTCCTCCCCCTCGGCCGAGTCTCAGTATCTGTCATCCGTGGATTCATTTGGGAGTCCATCCACGGCTGCTGCCCCACAG gAGTGTGTGGCCCTATGTGATGTCCCCTCTTCCTTTGTGCCCACTGTTACGGCCATCACCAGTAGCCAGGACCTCCAGTGGTTGGTCACACCTGCACTTATTTCCTCCATGGCTCAATCCCAGCCAACACCAGGACCGTCCATTGACCCCTATGACCTGCCGGGCCCCAGCTATGCGTCGCCCTCCGGGTCCTCATATGGCACAACACAGCCTGCTGCTTCTTCATCTGGACAGGAGGAAACTCGCCCGACAAGACCCAGAAAAAGACCTCGAGAAGAAGCG TTAAccccagaggaagaggagaagaggcgaGTCCGGCGAGAAAGGAACAAATTAGCTGCCGCCAAATGCAGAAACAGGAGACGAGAGCTGACTGACAGATTACAAAAC GAGACGGATCTCTTGGAGGAGGAAAAGTCCAACCTTGAGGCAGAAATTGATGAACTGCGCAGACAGAAGGAACAGCTGGAATTTGCTCTTCTCTCCCACCGATCTGGATGCAAAGTGCCCTATGAGGACCCCGACCTGCCCCACACTGAGCCAGCCGCATCCTTCCCCCATGGCGGACTGCTGCCTTCATTCCCCCCCCAGTTGGAGGTATCATTCCCTGTCTGTTTGCCTCCAGTACCGGACTCAGACTGTATCACCAGCGCTGGATCTTACACATCTTCATTTGTGTTCACCTCCCCAGAGGGAGGAGCCTGTGGAAGCCGGTACCAGCGCAGCAGCGGAAGCGAGCGCTCCTCCTCCGACTCACTCAGCTCCCCCTCACTTCTGGCCCTCTGA
- the FOSB gene encoding protein FosB isoform X3, translating into MGECVALCDVPSSFVPTVTAITSSQDLQWLVTPALISSMAQSQPTPGPSIDPYDLPGPSYASPSGSSYGTTQPAASSSGQEETRPTRPRKRPREEALTPEEEEKRRVRRERNKLAAAKCRNRRRELTDRLQNETDLLEEEKSNLEAEIDELRRQKEQLEFALLSHRSGCKVPYEDPDLPHTEPAASFPHGGLLPSFPPQLEVSFPVCLPPVPDSDCITSAGSYTSSFVFTSPEGGACGSRYQRSSGSERSSSDSLSSPSLLAL; encoded by the exons ATGGGG gAGTGTGTGGCCCTATGTGATGTCCCCTCTTCCTTTGTGCCCACTGTTACGGCCATCACCAGTAGCCAGGACCTCCAGTGGTTGGTCACACCTGCACTTATTTCCTCCATGGCTCAATCCCAGCCAACACCAGGACCGTCCATTGACCCCTATGACCTGCCGGGCCCCAGCTATGCGTCGCCCTCCGGGTCCTCATATGGCACAACACAGCCTGCTGCTTCTTCATCTGGACAGGAGGAAACTCGCCCGACAAGACCCAGAAAAAGACCTCGAGAAGAAGCG TTAAccccagaggaagaggagaagaggcgaGTCCGGCGAGAAAGGAACAAATTAGCTGCCGCCAAATGCAGAAACAGGAGACGAGAGCTGACTGACAGATTACAAAAC GAGACGGATCTCTTGGAGGAGGAAAAGTCCAACCTTGAGGCAGAAATTGATGAACTGCGCAGACAGAAGGAACAGCTGGAATTTGCTCTTCTCTCCCACCGATCTGGATGCAAAGTGCCCTATGAGGACCCCGACCTGCCCCACACTGAGCCAGCCGCATCCTTCCCCCATGGCGGACTGCTGCCTTCATTCCCCCCCCAGTTGGAGGTATCATTCCCTGTCTGTTTGCCTCCAGTACCGGACTCAGACTGTATCACCAGCGCTGGATCTTACACATCTTCATTTGTGTTCACCTCCCCAGAGGGAGGAGCCTGTGGAAGCCGGTACCAGCGCAGCAGCGGAAGCGAGCGCTCCTCCTCCGACTCACTCAGCTCCCCCTCACTTCTGGCCCTCTGA